The following proteins come from a genomic window of Micromonospora zamorensis:
- a CDS encoding carboxyl transferase domain-containing protein, with the protein MFNRVAIVNRGEAAMRLIHAVRELAAETGNQIETVALYTDVDRTATFVREADIAYDLGPASARPYLNLAVLERALTETGADAAWVGWGFVAEDPAFAELCEKIGVTFVGPSPDAMRQLGDKIGSKLIAEEVGVPVAPWSRGAVETLDAARASAAKIGYPLMLKATAGGGGRGIRVVRTEAELVDAYERTSQEAARAFGSGIVFLERLVTGARHVEVQVIADGQGTAWALGVRDCSVQRRNQKVIEESASPVLDPAQTAELKTSAERLAIAVGYRGAATVEFLYHPGDRLFAFLEVNTRLQVEHPITELTTGFDLVKAQLHVASGGRLDGEPPMERGHAIEARLNAEDPDRDFAPSPGRIARLDLPSGPGIRVDTGVSEGDTIPADFDSMIAKIIAYGRNRDEALGKLRRAMANTTVIIEGGATNKSFVLDLLDQPEVIDASADTGWIDRVRGEGRLVTHRHSAVALAAAAIESYEEEERAERQRLLSTASGGRPQVQHASGRPLDLKLRGVGYRTRVARVGPHRFRVGIEAGTVVRTADVELDRFDRHTGQIVVNGIRYRLLTGTYGPTHLVEVDGVTHRVSRDEGGVLRSPMPALVVATPMEVGAEVEAGAPVLVLEAMKMETVLRAPFRARLKECAVSVGSQVEAGAPLLRLEPLADDAEETTDDPTAETVELDLPTAYETVPAEERGRRGQEDLRGLLLGFDVDPHDDRRVLDGYLAARREAAEAGHRPLAAELDLIEVFADLTELSRNRPTGEDGGAAHVHSAREYFHTYLQSLDVERAGLPDAFQTRLAKALGRYGVTDLERSPALEAAVFRIFLAQQRASADATVIATLLRAWLRETPPDESLREPAGLALERLIAATQVRFPVVADLARGVVFAWFAQPLLRRNRARVYAEVRGHLRHLDAHPDAADRAERIAEMVRSTEPLVRLLGQRLVRDHLDNAVMLEVLTRRYYGNRALTSVRTQEAAGCTFVVAERADSSVVSAAVSFDALGGALRGLAELAGDEDSVDADIYLGWENQPEDFDAMAAALAEVIAAHPLPPQVRRVTTTVAGRGGAVMHHHFTFRPSGTQLTEDRLIRGLHPYIAQRMQLERLHKFDLTRLPSSDEEVYLFQCVARENRSDERLVAFAQVRDLTELREQDGRLVALPTTEDAIAACLDSIRRAQSLRPSKTRFNTNRIVVYVWPPSELTREEMEMIAGRVRPTTAGAGLEEILFIARQRDRRTGELTKIAVRISFDAAGGAELAVGEPPVEAIEPLDEYRLKVLRASSRNTVYPYELTGRLGDFVEHDLDDDHALQPVDRPRGRNSAAIVAGVVTTPTERYPQGVTRVVLLGDPTKSLGALSEPECRRVIAALDLAERMHVPLEWWALSAGARISMTSGTENMDWVAAALKRIVEFTQAGGEINIVVAGINVGAQPYWNAEATMLMHTKGILVMTPDSAMVLTGKQSLDFSGGVSAEDNFGIGGYDRVMGPNGQAQYWAPNLTAARDVVMAHYDHTYVAPGEDAPRRAVTTDPTDRDISDFPHDVAGSAFATVGEIFSVEANPDRKKPFDIRTVMRALSDQDHPVLERWAGMADADTAVVQDIHLGGIPVCLLGIESRSVPRHGFPPTDGPDTYTAGTLFPRSSKKAARAINAASGNRPLVVLANLSGFDGSPESMRKLQLEYGAEIGRAIVNFRGPIVFCVISRYHGGAFVVFSKALNPNMTVLALEGSFASVLGGAPAAAVVFAADVNARTAADPRVRDLEARVGAAAGTERAALTAELDELRSSVRAEKLGEVATEFDRVHNIQRAVQVGSVDAVIRAAELRPRIIEAIEARLG; encoded by the coding sequence GTGTTCAACCGTGTCGCCATCGTCAACCGTGGTGAAGCCGCCATGCGGCTCATCCACGCGGTCCGCGAGTTGGCCGCGGAGACCGGCAACCAGATCGAAACCGTCGCTCTCTACACCGACGTCGACCGCACCGCCACCTTCGTCCGCGAAGCGGACATCGCCTACGATCTCGGTCCCGCGTCTGCCCGCCCGTACCTCAATCTGGCGGTGCTGGAGCGCGCCCTGACGGAGACCGGGGCCGACGCCGCCTGGGTCGGCTGGGGTTTCGTCGCCGAGGATCCCGCGTTCGCGGAGCTGTGCGAGAAGATCGGCGTCACCTTCGTCGGGCCGAGCCCGGACGCCATGCGCCAGCTCGGCGACAAGATCGGCTCCAAGCTGATCGCCGAGGAGGTCGGCGTGCCGGTCGCGCCGTGGAGCCGCGGCGCCGTCGAGACCCTGGACGCCGCCCGCGCCTCGGCAGCCAAGATCGGCTACCCGCTGATGCTGAAGGCGACAGCGGGCGGCGGCGGGCGCGGCATCCGCGTGGTCCGCACCGAGGCCGAGCTGGTCGACGCGTACGAGCGGACCAGTCAGGAGGCCGCGCGGGCATTCGGCAGCGGCATCGTGTTCCTGGAACGCCTGGTCACCGGGGCCCGGCACGTCGAGGTCCAGGTGATCGCCGACGGGCAGGGCACCGCATGGGCGCTCGGGGTGCGCGACTGCTCGGTGCAGCGACGCAACCAGAAGGTCATTGAGGAGTCGGCGTCGCCGGTGCTCGACCCGGCGCAGACCGCCGAGCTCAAGACGTCGGCCGAGCGGCTGGCCATCGCGGTCGGCTACCGCGGCGCGGCGACCGTCGAGTTCCTGTACCACCCCGGCGACCGGCTGTTCGCGTTCCTGGAGGTCAACACCCGCCTCCAGGTCGAGCACCCGATCACCGAGTTGACCACCGGGTTCGATCTGGTCAAGGCGCAGCTGCACGTCGCCTCCGGTGGGCGGCTCGACGGCGAGCCGCCGATGGAGCGCGGGCACGCCATCGAGGCCCGCCTGAACGCCGAGGATCCCGACCGCGACTTCGCGCCGTCGCCGGGGCGGATCGCGCGGCTGGACCTGCCCAGCGGCCCCGGCATCCGGGTGGACACCGGCGTCAGCGAGGGCGACACCATCCCGGCCGACTTCGACTCGATGATCGCGAAGATCATCGCGTACGGCCGCAACCGCGACGAGGCGCTCGGCAAGCTGCGTCGGGCGATGGCGAACACCACGGTGATCATCGAGGGTGGCGCGACGAACAAGAGCTTCGTGCTCGACCTGCTCGACCAGCCCGAGGTGATCGACGCCAGCGCCGACACCGGCTGGATCGACCGCGTCCGCGGTGAGGGCCGACTCGTCACGCACCGCCACTCCGCGGTCGCCCTGGCGGCCGCCGCCATCGAGTCGTACGAGGAGGAGGAGCGCGCCGAGCGGCAGCGGCTGCTGTCGACGGCGTCCGGTGGGCGCCCGCAGGTGCAGCACGCCAGCGGCCGACCGCTGGACCTCAAGCTGCGCGGTGTCGGCTACCGCACCCGCGTGGCACGGGTCGGCCCACACCGGTTCCGGGTCGGCATCGAGGCGGGCACCGTCGTCCGCACCGCCGACGTCGAACTCGACCGGTTCGACCGGCACACCGGCCAGATCGTCGTCAACGGCATCCGGTACCGCCTGCTCACCGGCACGTACGGGCCGACCCACCTGGTCGAGGTGGACGGTGTGACGCACCGGGTCAGCCGCGACGAGGGCGGCGTCCTGCGCTCCCCGATGCCGGCACTCGTCGTCGCCACACCGATGGAGGTCGGCGCCGAGGTCGAGGCGGGCGCTCCGGTGCTGGTGCTCGAAGCGATGAAGATGGAGACGGTGCTGCGTGCGCCGTTCAGGGCGCGTCTCAAGGAGTGCGCCGTCTCGGTGGGCAGCCAGGTCGAGGCGGGCGCGCCGCTGCTGCGCCTGGAGCCGCTCGCGGACGACGCCGAGGAGACCACGGACGACCCGACCGCCGAGACCGTCGAACTGGACCTGCCGACCGCCTACGAGACCGTTCCGGCGGAGGAGCGGGGCAGGCGCGGTCAGGAGGACCTGCGGGGTCTGCTGCTCGGCTTCGACGTCGACCCGCACGACGACCGCCGGGTGCTCGACGGCTACCTCGCCGCGCGGCGGGAGGCCGCCGAGGCCGGTCACCGGCCACTGGCCGCGGAACTCGACCTCATCGAGGTGTTCGCCGACCTCACCGAACTGAGCCGCAACCGGCCGACGGGTGAGGACGGCGGCGCCGCGCACGTGCACAGCGCGCGGGAGTACTTCCACACCTACCTGCAGAGCCTCGACGTCGAGCGGGCCGGGCTGCCGGACGCCTTCCAGACCAGGCTCGCCAAGGCACTCGGCCGTTACGGCGTCACCGACCTGGAGCGCTCCCCCGCCCTCGAAGCCGCCGTCTTCCGGATCTTCCTCGCCCAGCAGCGCGCGTCCGCCGACGCCACGGTCATCGCGACCCTGCTGCGCGCCTGGCTGCGGGAGACCCCGCCGGACGAGAGTTTGCGCGAGCCCGCCGGTCTGGCGCTGGAGCGGCTGATCGCCGCGACGCAGGTCCGCTTCCCCGTGGTCGCCGACCTCGCCCGCGGCGTGGTGTTCGCCTGGTTCGCCCAGCCGCTGCTGCGCCGCAACCGCGCCCGGGTCTACGCCGAGGTCCGTGGGCACCTGCGGCACCTGGACGCGCACCCGGACGCGGCGGACCGCGCCGAGCGCATCGCCGAGATGGTACGCAGCACCGAGCCACTGGTCCGGCTGCTCGGCCAGCGGCTCGTCCGCGACCACCTCGACAACGCGGTCATGCTGGAGGTGCTGACCCGCCGGTACTACGGCAACAGGGCCCTCACCAGCGTGCGTACCCAGGAGGCCGCGGGCTGCACGTTCGTGGTCGCCGAGCGCGCCGATTCGAGCGTGGTCTCCGCCGCGGTGAGCTTCGACGCGTTGGGCGGCGCGCTGCGCGGGCTGGCCGAGCTGGCCGGCGACGAGGACTCCGTCGACGCCGACATCTACCTCGGCTGGGAGAACCAGCCGGAGGACTTCGACGCGATGGCGGCGGCGCTGGCCGAGGTCATCGCCGCGCACCCGCTGCCGCCTCAGGTCCGCCGGGTCACCACCACCGTCGCGGGTCGCGGCGGAGCGGTGATGCACCACCACTTCACCTTCCGGCCGTCGGGCACCCAGCTGACCGAGGACCGGCTGATCCGCGGCCTGCACCCGTACATCGCGCAGCGGATGCAGTTGGAGCGTCTGCACAAGTTCGACCTGACCCGGCTGCCGTCGTCGGACGAGGAGGTCTACCTCTTCCAGTGCGTGGCGCGCGAAAACCGGTCGGACGAGCGCCTCGTGGCGTTCGCGCAGGTGCGTGACCTGACCGAGCTTCGCGAGCAGGACGGCCGACTGGTCGCGCTGCCGACGACCGAGGACGCCATCGCCGCCTGCCTCGACTCGATCCGCCGCGCCCAGTCGCTGCGGCCGTCGAAGACGCGCTTCAACACCAACCGGATCGTGGTCTACGTCTGGCCGCCGAGCGAACTCACCCGCGAGGAGATGGAAATGATCGCCGGGCGCGTGCGCCCGACGACCGCGGGGGCCGGGCTGGAGGAGATCCTGTTCATCGCCCGCCAGCGCGACCGCCGGACCGGCGAGCTGACCAAGATCGCCGTACGGATCTCGTTCGACGCCGCGGGCGGCGCGGAGCTGGCCGTCGGCGAGCCGCCGGTCGAGGCGATCGAGCCGCTCGACGAGTACCGGCTCAAGGTGTTGCGCGCGAGCAGCCGCAACACGGTGTACCCGTACGAGCTGACCGGCCGGCTCGGTGACTTCGTCGAGCACGACCTCGACGACGACCACGCGCTGCAGCCGGTGGACCGGCCGCGGGGGCGCAACAGCGCCGCGATCGTCGCCGGGGTGGTCACGACGCCGACCGAGCGCTACCCGCAGGGCGTCACCCGGGTGGTGCTGCTCGGCGACCCGACGAAGTCGCTGGGTGCCCTGTCCGAGCCGGAGTGCCGGCGCGTGATCGCCGCCCTGGACCTGGCGGAGCGGATGCACGTGCCGCTGGAGTGGTGGGCGCTGTCCGCCGGCGCCCGGATCTCGATGACGTCGGGCACGGAGAACATGGACTGGGTGGCCGCGGCGCTCAAGCGGATCGTCGAGTTCACCCAGGCCGGCGGTGAGATCAACATCGTGGTCGCGGGCATCAACGTCGGCGCGCAGCCGTACTGGAACGCCGAGGCGACGATGCTCATGCACACCAAGGGCATCCTGGTGATGACCCCGGACTCGGCGATGGTGCTCACCGGCAAGCAGTCGCTGGACTTCTCCGGTGGCGTGTCGGCCGAGGACAACTTCGGCATCGGTGGCTACGACCGGGTCATGGGCCCGAACGGGCAGGCACAGTACTGGGCGCCGAACCTGACGGCCGCCCGGGACGTGGTGATGGCGCACTACGACCACACGTACGTCGCGCCCGGCGAGGACGCACCCCGACGGGCGGTCACCACCGACCCGACCGACCGCGACATCTCCGACTTCCCGCACGACGTGGCGGGCAGCGCCTTCGCCACCGTCGGGGAGATCTTCTCCGTCGAGGCCAACCCGGACCGCAAGAAGCCGTTCGACATCCGTACGGTGATGCGGGCCCTCTCCGACCAGGACCACCCGGTGCTGGAGCGCTGGGCGGGCATGGCCGACGCGGACACCGCGGTCGTGCAGGACATCCACCTCGGTGGCATCCCGGTCTGCCTGCTCGGCATCGAGTCCCGGTCGGTGCCGCGGCACGGCTTCCCGCCCACCGACGGTCCGGACACCTACACGGCGGGCACGCTGTTCCCCCGCTCGTCGAAGAAGGCAGCGCGGGCCATCAACGCGGCCAGCGGCAACCGGCCCCTCGTCGTGCTGGCGAACCTGTCGGGCTTCGACGGCTCACCGGAGTCGATGCGCAAGCTGCAACTGGAGTACGGGGCCGAGATCGGCCGCGCGATCGTGAACTTCCGGGGGCCCATCGTCTTCTGCGTGATCTCGCGCTACCACGGCGGTGCGTTCGTGGTGTTCTCGAAGGCGCTGAACCCGAACATGACAGTGCTCGCGCTGGAGGGCTCGTTCGCCTCGGTGCTCGGTGGCGCGCCCGCCGCCGCTGTGGTGTTCGCCGCCGACGTCAACGCCCGTACGGCGGCAGACCCCCGCGTGCGGGACCTGGAAGCCCGCGTCGGTGCCGCGGCCGGCACCGAACGCGCCGCGCTGACCGCGGAACTCGACGAGCTGCGCTCGTCGGTGCGCGCGGAGAAGCTCGGCGAGGTGGCGACCGAGTTCGACCGGGTGCACAACATCCAGCGCGCCGTGCAGGTCGGCTCGGTGGATGCCGTCATCCGCGCCGCCGAGCTGCGTCCGCGCATCATCGAGGCCATCGAGGCCCGACTGGGGTGA
- a CDS encoding cellulose binding domain-containing protein — MLRMFLAVTTVALAVWGGASGTTEPTPTATPTPSPTLTCPPVLPITANVAGVTTTSVTISYSIFLRPPCGYDPPMTVSLFASREDAQQWRTPVAVAVSGPERNGSVTVDRLTPDTEYWYRLTDVEGRRDPYAFSSARTSPLASCRATATIDARWGNGFVATVTVRNTGTEPLDGWRVSWRWSGDERVQTVWGGVAEAAGVDVTVRNASYNGTLALDAVTTFGMLVTTSAVPDGLTMACAR, encoded by the coding sequence ATGCTTCGCATGTTCCTCGCCGTCACGACCGTGGCGCTCGCCGTCTGGGGCGGGGCGAGCGGCACCACAGAGCCCACGCCCACGGCCACGCCGACGCCCTCGCCGACGCTCACCTGCCCGCCCGTGTTGCCGATCACCGCCAACGTCGCCGGGGTCACCACCACCAGCGTCACCATCTCGTACTCGATCTTCCTCCGCCCACCCTGCGGCTACGACCCGCCGATGACCGTCAGCCTCTTCGCCAGCCGTGAGGACGCCCAACAGTGGCGGACGCCGGTTGCCGTGGCCGTCTCCGGGCCGGAGCGCAACGGCTCGGTCACCGTCGACCGGCTGACCCCGGACACGGAGTACTGGTACCGGTTGACCGACGTCGAGGGCCGGCGGGACCCGTACGCGTTCTCATCGGCGCGGACATCCCCCCTTGCTTCCTGCCGCGCCACGGCCACGATCGACGCCCGTTGGGGCAACGGCTTCGTCGCCACGGTCACGGTCCGCAACACCGGGACGGAGCCACTGGACGGGTGGCGCGTCTCCTGGCGGTGGTCCGGTGACGAGCGCGTCCAGACCGTCTGGGGTGGCGTGGCGGAGGCCGCCGGTGTCGACGTCACGGTCCGCAACGCCTCGTACAACGGGACGCTGGCGTTGGACGCCGTGACGACGTTCGGAATGCTGGTGACGACCAGCGCGGTGCCCGACGGGTTGACGATGGCCTGCGCCCGGTAA
- a CDS encoding ABC transporter ATP-binding protein: MTEPTMTGAEPRQLLPTATAGQTWATLRTELARLPGLSAVAGTLLVAASATGLVAPWVLGRLVDDVIAGSDTSQIVTWAGVIAGAAVLAGILTAVGAAVAARLGETVLARLRERVLDRALHLPSATLERAGTGDLVARAGDDVAVVTNVIATSGPAFLGALLSVVLTAAGLFALDWRLGIAGLVAAPAYALALRWYLKRSIPYYARERVATGERAQATAEALRGAATVRAYRMEDAHVARIAARSGVARDLSLEIFGLFTRFGLRINRSEFVGLAAVLLAGFLLVRDDLATVGAATTAALYFHRLFNPIGLLLFESDSVLQAGASLARLVGVTALPDTATPAGPEPARPARPEPAALEVTVAQHRYDTGPVVLRDVDLRLAPGERVALVGASGAGKSTLAGIIAGIIAPTHGSVTLRGVPLAELGEHRLRREIALISQEVHVFAGPLADDLRLADPDATDDELTAALDLVGATHWFRTLPDGLATEVGEGGRHLTAAQAQQLALARLVLADPAVAVLDEATAEAGSAGARDLDRAAVAATEGRTTLVVAHRLSQAATADRIIVMEHGRVTEHGTHAELLAAGGGYSQLWRSWRMPDPVPPQGRGSTEQIEEQPVLG, encoded by the coding sequence ATGACCGAGCCGACCATGACCGGGGCCGAGCCCCGGCAACTGCTGCCGACGGCCACCGCCGGGCAGACCTGGGCCACCCTCCGCACCGAGCTGGCCCGCCTGCCGGGGCTCAGCGCCGTCGCCGGCACGTTGCTGGTGGCCGCGTCCGCGACCGGGCTCGTCGCCCCCTGGGTGCTCGGTCGCCTCGTGGACGACGTCATCGCCGGCTCCGACACGTCGCAGATCGTGACCTGGGCGGGCGTGATCGCGGGTGCCGCGGTGCTCGCGGGCATCCTCACCGCGGTCGGCGCCGCGGTCGCCGCACGCCTCGGCGAGACGGTGCTGGCCCGGCTCCGGGAGCGGGTCCTCGACCGCGCCCTGCACCTGCCGTCGGCCACCCTGGAGCGAGCCGGCACCGGGGACCTGGTGGCCCGCGCCGGCGACGACGTGGCCGTGGTGACGAACGTGATCGCCACCAGCGGCCCGGCCTTCCTCGGCGCGCTGCTGTCCGTCGTGTTGACCGCGGCGGGCCTCTTCGCCCTCGACTGGCGGCTCGGCATCGCCGGGCTGGTCGCCGCGCCGGCGTACGCGCTGGCGCTGCGCTGGTACCTCAAACGGTCGATCCCGTACTACGCCCGCGAGCGGGTGGCCACTGGCGAACGCGCGCAGGCGACGGCCGAGGCGCTCCGCGGCGCGGCGACCGTGCGCGCCTACCGGATGGAGGACGCCCACGTCGCCCGGATCGCGGCGCGCTCCGGCGTAGCCCGCGACCTGTCGCTGGAGATCTTCGGGCTGTTCACGCGGTTCGGGCTGCGCATCAACCGATCGGAGTTCGTGGGGCTGGCCGCTGTGCTGCTCGCCGGCTTCCTGCTGGTGCGCGACGACCTCGCCACGGTGGGAGCCGCCACCACCGCCGCGCTCTACTTCCACCGCCTCTTCAACCCCATCGGCCTGCTGCTGTTCGAATCTGACTCCGTGCTGCAGGCCGGTGCCAGTCTCGCCCGGCTCGTCGGGGTCACCGCGCTGCCGGACACCGCGACCCCGGCCGGCCCGGAGCCCGCCCGGCCGGCGCGGCCCGAACCGGCGGCACTGGAGGTGACCGTCGCGCAGCACCGCTACGACACCGGGCCGGTCGTGTTGCGCGACGTCGACCTCCGACTCGCACCGGGCGAGCGCGTCGCCCTCGTGGGCGCCAGCGGCGCGGGCAAGAGCACGCTCGCCGGGATCATCGCCGGCATCATCGCGCCCACCCACGGGTCGGTGACCCTGCGCGGCGTGCCGCTGGCCGAGCTCGGCGAGCACCGGCTGCGCCGCGAGATCGCCCTCATCAGCCAGGAGGTGCACGTCTTCGCCGGGCCGCTCGCCGACGACCTGCGGCTGGCCGACCCGGACGCCACCGACGACGAGCTGACCGCCGCCCTCGACCTCGTCGGTGCCACCCACTGGTTCCGTACCCTGCCGGACGGCCTCGCCACCGAGGTGGGGGAGGGTGGACGGCACCTCACCGCTGCCCAGGCCCAGCAGCTCGCGCTGGCCCGCCTCGTCCTCGCCGATCCCGCCGTCGCGGTCCTCGACGAGGCCACCGCGGAGGCGGGCAGCGCGGGTGCGCGTGACCTCGACCGCGCCGCCGTGGCGGCCACCGAGGGACGTACCACCCTGGTCGTCGCCCACCGACTGAGCCAGGCGGCCACCGCCGACCGCATCATCGTGATGGAGCATGGGCGTGTCACCGAGCACGGCACGCACGCCGAGCTGCTGGCGGCCGGGGGCGGCTACAGCCAGCTGTGGCGGTCCTGGCGCATGCCCGACCCCGTGCCGCCGCAGGGGCGCGGGAGCACCGAGCAGATCGAGGAGCAGCCCGTCCTGGGCTGA
- a CDS encoding sigma-70 family RNA polymerase sigma factor → MRDGVADDDQVTRWAKEAGRGDRQAATAFIRALQDQVWRFLSHLAGPGEADDLTQETFLRAFRNLPGFAGRSSARTWVFTIARRVAVDHVRTAVARPRIASVPDWQTAAESAGAIAAGADEGVTLHQLIAGLTRERREAFVATHVLGLSYAEAADVCQCPIGTIRSRVARAREDLVVAWQAEGDQSRTRRTS, encoded by the coding sequence GTGCGAGACGGCGTCGCTGACGACGACCAGGTGACCCGCTGGGCGAAGGAGGCGGGCCGGGGTGACCGGCAGGCCGCCACCGCGTTCATCCGGGCCCTCCAGGACCAGGTCTGGCGGTTCCTGTCGCACCTCGCCGGGCCGGGTGAGGCTGACGACCTGACCCAGGAGACGTTCCTGCGGGCGTTCCGCAACCTGCCCGGCTTCGCCGGCCGCTCGTCGGCCCGGACATGGGTGTTCACGATCGCCCGGCGCGTCGCCGTCGACCACGTCCGGACGGCGGTGGCCCGGCCGAGGATCGCGTCGGTGCCGGACTGGCAGACAGCGGCCGAGTCAGCCGGCGCGATCGCCGCCGGAGCCGACGAGGGCGTGACCCTGCACCAGTTGATCGCCGGCCTGACCCGGGAGCGTCGCGAGGCGTTCGTCGCCACCCACGTGCTCGGCCTCTCCTACGCCGAGGCCGCGGACGTCTGCCAGTGCCCCATCGGCACGATCCGCTCCCGGGTCGCCCGGGCACGGGAGGACCTCGTCGTCGCCTGGCAGGCCGAGGGCGACCAGAGCCGTACGCGGCGAACCAGCTGA
- a CDS encoding winged helix DNA-binding domain-containing protein codes for MTVLDPRALNRATLARQLLLDRADLPVLDAVAHLGGLQAQEPQEPFVGLWSRLRTFDPAVLSTLLTQRQVVRTHLMRRTVHLLVADDALAWRSRHQAMLCQRVLGVYRGELDGVGLDELAAAARALLADGEPRSMPEIGRALGEHWPTPGPQALGEMAMALVPLTQLPPRGVWRMKGGARHALLSAWLGREVHPPTPDDADPVGQILVRRYLAAFGPAATADVRAWSGLAGLPAAVAAMRDELITFRDERGRKLIDLADAPRPDPETPAPVRFLPAFDNAILGYDDRSRIIDDAHRGLSVAGERVVLVDGRVAATWSVEAGTVTVNPLTGFSRADRTAVAEQGQALALFLSDKESDRVRVAASPR; via the coding sequence GTGACCGTTCTCGACCCGCGGGCGCTCAACCGCGCGACGCTCGCCCGGCAGTTGCTGCTCGATCGCGCCGACCTGCCGGTCCTCGACGCCGTCGCGCACCTCGGCGGCCTGCAGGCGCAGGAACCGCAGGAACCCTTCGTCGGGCTCTGGTCGCGGCTGCGCACCTTCGACCCCGCGGTGCTCTCGACCCTGCTGACCCAGCGACAGGTGGTGCGTACCCATCTCATGCGCCGCACCGTGCACCTGCTCGTCGCCGACGACGCGCTGGCCTGGCGATCCCGGCACCAGGCCATGCTGTGCCAGCGGGTGCTCGGGGTCTACCGCGGCGAGTTGGACGGGGTTGGCCTCGACGAGCTCGCCGCGGCGGCGCGGGCGCTGCTGGCCGACGGTGAGCCGCGCTCGATGCCCGAGATCGGGCGAGCGCTCGGCGAGCACTGGCCGACACCGGGCCCGCAGGCCCTGGGCGAGATGGCGATGGCCCTCGTCCCGCTGACCCAACTGCCGCCACGCGGAGTGTGGCGGATGAAGGGCGGCGCCCGACACGCCCTGCTCTCCGCGTGGCTGGGTCGGGAGGTCCACCCGCCGACGCCGGACGACGCCGATCCCGTCGGCCAGATCCTCGTACGGCGCTATCTGGCCGCGTTCGGGCCGGCCGCCACGGCCGACGTGCGCGCCTGGTCCGGCCTCGCCGGGCTGCCGGCCGCAGTGGCCGCGATGCGCGACGAGCTGATCACCTTCCGCGACGAGCGTGGCCGAAAGTTGATCGACCTCGCCGACGCACCACGCCCCGACCCCGAGACACCCGCTCCGGTGCGCTTCCTCCCGGCGTTCGACAACGCGATCCTCGGCTACGACGACCGCAGCCGGATCATCGACGACGCCCACCGCGGCCTGTCCGTGGCCGGTGAGCGCGTGGTGCTGGTCGACGGCCGGGTCGCCGCGACCTGGAGCGTCGAGGCGGGCACGGTGACCGTCAACCCGTTGACCGGCTTCTCCCGGGCCGACCGCACCGCCGTCGCCGAGCAGGGGCAGGCACTGGCGCTGTTCCTCTCCGACAAGGAGAGCGACCGGGTGCGGGTCGCCGCGTCGCCCCGGTGA